A single genomic interval of Helianthus annuus cultivar XRQ/B chromosome 6, HanXRQr2.0-SUNRISE, whole genome shotgun sequence harbors:
- the LOC110944520 gene encoding uncharacterized protein LOC110944520: MPSPRTIKEMQRLADRLAALNCFMSNHAAKSYPFISTLRNCVKKQEFRWTPEAKSAFQQMKECLIELPTLTASFEKEPLILYLSSSDKAVGSVLLVERNGVQTPIYYVSRMLTDPETRYSTMEKLVLALLHASRRLRRYFTSHVITVLTNFHIGTILQKPETSWRLAKWAIELGGHNNLYRPRPAIKGQVLADFITEVPAEKIKDCDIVEIPMKDTSDELWLLYTDGASNEDGAGAGLRLVSPEKHEFTYAIRLDFKNTNNEAEYEAFLAGLRLAIKMGAKNLQAHVDSLLIASQVNGIYDARGDVMALYLDQAKELLQKFKSYKVVHINRSENKPADALSKLASTSFQYLAKEVRIEVLKNPSVLLRQVNVIEIGQPSWMTPIIQYLQEGILPENKAEARKIQNKALHYEMNGGILYRKSFLGPLLRCVDPQDANYLIREIHEGICGIHAGPRMVVAKIMNAGYYWPGMHVDALKELRKCDSCQRHSPKTLRTKNDLIPVSTASPFQQ, from the coding sequence ATGCCATCACCAAGAACAATCAAAGAGATGCAAAGGTTGGCCGACCGCTTAGCCGCGCTTAACTGCTTCATGTCAAATCACGCCGCGAAGTCATACCCTTTCATCAGCACTCTGCGCAACTGTGTGAAAAAACAAGAGTTCAGGTGGACGCCTGAAGCAAAGAGTGCTTTTCagcaaatgaaggagtgtttgatcgAACTCCCAACCCTGACTGCATCGTTCGAAAAGGAGCCGCTCATCTTGTACTTGTCATCATCAGACAAGGCAGTGGGTTCGGTATTGCTTGTAGAAAGAAATGGAGTTCAGACTCCAATCTATTATGTCAGTAGAATGCTCACAGATCCAGAAACGAGATATTCAACGATGGAGAAGCTGGTACTGGCACTGCTACATGCCTCCAGAAGgctgcgccgatacttcacaAGCCACGTCATCACCGTACTCACCAATTTCCACATTGGGACGATATTGCAGAAACCGGAGACATCTTGGCGATTAGCAAAGTGGGCGATCGAGCTGGGGGGCCACAACAATTTGTataggccgcgcccagccattaaGGGTCAAGTCCTTGCAGACTTTATCACAGAAGTCCCAGCGGAAAAAATCAAAGATTGCGATATTGTCGAAATTCCCATGAAAGATACATCTGATGAGTTATGGTTGCTATACACAGATGGGGCCTCAAACGAGGACGGCGCAGGAGCCGGATTGCGCCTTGTGAGCCCTGAAAAACATGAATTTACGTACGCCATCAGGTTGGATTTTAAGAATACCAACAACGAAGCAGAGTACGAGgcatttctggcaggcttacgcctcgccataAAAATGGGAGCTAAAAATCTGCAAGCGCACGTTGATTCACTTTTGATCGCCAGTCAAGTCAACGGAATCTATGATGCAAGAGGCGACGTTATGGCCTTATATTTGGATCAGGCAAAAGAACTGCTTCAGAAATTCAAGTCATACAAGGTAGTACACATCAATCGGTCCGAAAACAAACCAGCAGACGCCTTAAGCAAGCTTGCTTCAACTTCCTTTCAATATCTCGCAAAAGAGGTAAGGATTGAAGTACTCAAAAACCCATCAGTCCTGCTGCGCCAGGTAAATGTGATCGAAATAGGGCAGCCATCCTGGATGACCCCTATAATCCAGTATCTGCAGGAAGGGATACTCCCGGAGAACAAAGCAGAGGCAAGAAAGATTCAAAACAAGGCCCTGCATTATGAGATGAATGGTGGTATTCTATACCGAAAGTCCTTCTTGGGGCCCTTATTGCGCTGCGTGGACCCCCAAGACGCGAACTACTTGATCAGAGAGATCCATGAAGGGATCTGTGGCATCCATGCAGGACCGCgcatggttgtcgcgaagattATGAACGCTGGATATTATtggccagggatgcatgtcgATGCCCTGAAGGAGCTGCGCAAATGCGACTCTTGTCAGCGGCATTCTCCAAAGACCCTGCGCACAAAAAATGAT